A window of the Sporosarcina sp. FSL K6-2383 genome harbors these coding sequences:
- a CDS encoding MFS transporter yields the protein MKKAILLLMSIQFFVYLGFGIIIPILPEVVVQQGFSEIHVGGLLTVYALASFFTAPLWGSLSDRTGRKKLIMIGLLGFSMSFLLFALFIENLPLLYVSRVVGGVFSGALYTAVTGFVADMTDEENRNKYMGLLGMSIGLGFIFGPAIGGVLGHSSLQLPFIASGVLTLLLMIYAGIILKEPERRGQANKRALLPKGGVMLWQYRIRFLFLFSFTVTFLLAGLEATFQLFQMSKIDITPLQLGYLFMASGFVDAAIQGGVVRRVKNGTETKWIICAQLIAALGLILIPFTSSLIWAGFALSVFTGGNALARTVLVSLTTKESGGKYGTAAGMAYSMDNMGRIIGPVLFMWIFTQQAGNMYFISAVLAILSIGLIMLFKNSTKTLRNSNVTS from the coding sequence ATGAAAAAAGCAATTCTTCTACTTATGTCCATACAATTTTTTGTTTATCTCGGATTTGGTATTATTATTCCGATTCTTCCCGAGGTTGTTGTGCAGCAAGGTTTTTCTGAGATCCACGTCGGGGGACTTTTAACCGTCTACGCACTCGCTTCCTTCTTTACCGCACCACTTTGGGGCTCATTGTCAGATCGAACAGGCAGAAAAAAGTTAATCATGATAGGGCTACTCGGCTTCAGTATGAGCTTTTTACTGTTTGCGTTATTCATCGAAAATTTACCTCTTCTATATGTGTCACGCGTAGTTGGCGGCGTGTTCTCTGGCGCTCTCTACACGGCCGTGACTGGATTCGTTGCAGATATGACCGATGAGGAAAATCGCAATAAATATATGGGGTTGCTCGGTATGTCAATTGGACTTGGCTTTATTTTTGGGCCTGCGATTGGGGGCGTACTTGGTCATTCAAGTCTACAACTTCCGTTCATCGCATCCGGCGTATTGACTTTACTATTAATGATCTACGCAGGAATCATTTTGAAAGAACCAGAACGACGTGGACAAGCGAATAAACGAGCTCTGCTCCCTAAAGGCGGGGTTATGCTGTGGCAATATCGTATTCGTTTTCTATTCTTGTTCTCCTTCACGGTAACGTTTTTACTTGCTGGACTTGAAGCGACGTTCCAGCTGTTCCAAATGTCCAAAATTGACATTACTCCACTTCAACTCGGCTACTTGTTCATGGCTAGCGGTTTTGTTGATGCAGCCATTCAAGGTGGGGTCGTTCGTCGGGTGAAAAATGGGACCGAAACAAAATGGATTATCTGTGCACAACTCATAGCCGCGCTAGGACTTATACTCATTCCATTCACGTCTAGTCTTATTTGGGCAGGTTTCGCGTTGAGCGTTTTCACTGGCGGGAATGCACTTGCCCGGACCGTTTTGGTATCATTGACAACAAAAGAATCGGGCGGAAAGTATGGAACGGCGGCCGGAATGGCATATTCTATGGATAATATGGGGCGAATTATCGGGCCAGTGCTATTCATGTGGATTTTCACACAACAAGCCGGCAATATGTATTTTATTTCAGCCGTGCTTGCCATCCTATCTATAGGTTTGATTATGCTATTTAAGAATTCGACTAAAACATTGCGAAATTCGAACGTTACCTCCTAA